In bacterium 336/3, the following proteins share a genomic window:
- a CDS encoding DNA polymerase III subunit epsilon: MNLHLKKPLVFFDLETTGTNIAKDRIVEYSFLKVMPNGTQTTKTQKINPEIPIPIYTSLIHGIYDEDIKNAPTFKQVAKELAVFLEGADLAGFNIIRFDVPMLVEEFLRNSVDFSINNRRLIDAQKIFHLMEPRNLSAAYKFYCGKTLEDAHTAEADTRATFEVLQAQVLHYEGTMLKDKTGKEYIPIKNDMEALHQITAEKIVDFAGTMVLNEKGIEVFNIGKHKGKLVTDVLKQEPNYYDWYLKADFPLDSKRKLTEIKLRSFNT, translated from the coding sequence ATGAATTTACATCTGAAAAAACCTTTGGTGTTCTTTGATTTAGAGACAACAGGTACTAACATTGCTAAAGATAGAATTGTAGAATATTCTTTTTTGAAGGTAATGCCTAATGGTACACAAACTACAAAAACTCAAAAAATAAACCCAGAAATTCCTATCCCAATCTATACAAGTTTGATTCATGGGATTTATGATGAGGATATAAAAAATGCTCCAACATTCAAACAAGTTGCAAAAGAACTTGCTGTATTTTTGGAAGGAGCAGATTTAGCAGGCTTCAATATTATTCGTTTTGATGTTCCTATGCTTGTAGAGGAGTTTTTGAGAAATAGTGTGGACTTTTCAATTAATAATAGAAGATTAATAGATGCTCAAAAGATTTTTCATCTGATGGAGCCTCGTAATCTAAGTGCAGCTTATAAGTTTTATTGTGGTAAAACTCTTGAAGATGCCCATACTGCTGAAGCAGATACACGAGCAACTTTTGAGGTTTTGCAAGCTCAAGTTCTTCATTATGAAGGCACAATGCTTAAAGATAAGACTGGAAAAGAATATATTCCTATCAAAAATGATATGGAGGCATTGCACCAAATTACAGCAGAAAAGATAGTAGATTTTGCAGGTACAATGGTATTAAATGAGAAGGGTATAGAGGTGTTTAATATCGGAAAACATAAAGGAAAGCTTGTAACAGATGTACTCAAACAAGAACCCAATTATTATGACTGGTATCTAAAGGCAGATTTCCCTCTTGACTCCAAACGTAAACTCACAGAAATAAAACTTCGTTCTTTTAATACATAA